In Paenibacillus sp. FSL R7-0345, a single window of DNA contains:
- a CDS encoding ABC transporter substrate-binding protein produces the protein MKKRLFGVLALVLLAASVLSACGGNGNNGNNGNNGNSAGGTATEGAQTAAPATDSGTEELKPVELTWYYPLSQLQADQAKVQEEVNKIVKEKINATVKLMPVAVGDYVQKMNTVLAAGEKFDILWTGYMLKPEELVRKGAIQPMDDLLEQYAPELKADVPQVMWDGLSVDGEIYGIPNQQINGSRYGFIIQKRFADKYNLDTASIKKLADIEPFLAQIKQNEPDIIPFGVFGTSFINPQSHDDQYWVVPGLDDHFYIKTDDPTYTLHRYPEEELDNFRLASKWYKEGYIYKDAATEKMNDYLTKGQIAVDFNVTLKPGVEAEVKAKNGGNEVITVPLSDWFSNGYSATTNHSISRTAANPERAMMLLNLVNTDKELYNLLCNGVAGVHYEKTTGDYIKALPDSRYMPNMDWVFGSVFNSYLKEGQPENVWEETKKINSDSEVNPVGAFKFNSEPVNTEIANLNAVWGEYKRGLVTGTLDFEETWPVLYGKLKEAGEEKYVAEVTKQFEQFLKDKGLKK, from the coding sequence ATGAAAAAAAGGCTGTTTGGAGTTCTGGCGCTCGTCCTGCTGGCTGCATCGGTGCTTAGCGCCTGCGGCGGTAACGGCAACAACGGGAACAACGGCAACAACGGGAACAGTGCAGGGGGCACTGCCACGGAAGGCGCACAGACGGCGGCTCCGGCTACGGATTCGGGTACAGAGGAGCTGAAGCCGGTCGAGCTGACCTGGTATTATCCGCTGTCACAGCTGCAGGCCGACCAGGCCAAGGTGCAGGAGGAAGTCAACAAGATTGTGAAGGAAAAAATCAATGCCACAGTCAAGCTGATGCCGGTCGCTGTAGGGGACTATGTGCAGAAGATGAACACGGTGCTGGCCGCAGGCGAGAAGTTCGACATTCTCTGGACCGGGTACATGCTGAAGCCGGAGGAGCTGGTCCGCAAAGGCGCCATTCAGCCGATGGATGATCTGCTGGAGCAATATGCCCCTGAGCTGAAGGCCGATGTGCCGCAGGTGATGTGGGACGGTCTCTCGGTGGACGGGGAAATCTACGGGATTCCGAACCAGCAGATCAACGGCTCGCGTTACGGGTTTATTATCCAGAAGCGTTTTGCCGACAAGTACAATCTTGATACCGCTTCCATCAAAAAGCTCGCCGATATTGAGCCGTTCCTGGCCCAAATCAAGCAGAACGAACCGGACATTATTCCATTCGGCGTATTCGGAACCTCCTTTATCAATCCGCAGTCGCATGATGACCAGTACTGGGTAGTTCCGGGACTGGATGACCATTTCTATATCAAAACCGATGACCCTACCTATACGCTGCACCGTTACCCTGAAGAGGAGCTCGACAATTTCCGGCTGGCCAGCAAATGGTATAAGGAAGGGTATATCTACAAGGATGCTGCTACGGAAAAAATGAATGATTATCTCACCAAAGGCCAGATTGCCGTTGACTTCAACGTTACGCTCAAGCCGGGTGTTGAAGCCGAAGTAAAAGCCAAAAACGGCGGCAACGAGGTCATTACGGTTCCGCTGAGCGACTGGTTCTCCAACGGCTATTCGGCAACAACCAACCATTCAATCAGCCGCACAGCTGCAAATCCTGAACGGGCCATGATGCTCCTGAATCTGGTGAATACTGACAAGGAACTGTACAATCTTCTCTGTAATGGAGTAGCCGGAGTCCACTATGAAAAAACAACGGGCGACTACATCAAGGCACTGCCGGATTCACGTTATATGCCGAATATGGACTGGGTTTTTGGCAGCGTCTTCAATTCCTATCTGAAGGAAGGGCAGCCGGAGAATGTCTGGGAAGAGACCAAGAAGATCAATTCCGATTCCGAGGTAAATCCTGTCGGCGCCTTCAAGTTCAATTCAGAGCCGGTCAATACAGAGATTGCCAATCTGAACGCCGTATGGGGCGAATATAAGCGCGGGCTGGTTACAGGCACACTGGATTTTGAAGAAACCTGGCCTGTGCTGTACGGTAAGCTGAAGGAAGCAGGCGAAGAGAAATATGTAGCGGAAGTAACGAAGCAATTCGAGCAGTTCCTTAAGGATAAAGGCTTGAAGAAGTAA
- a CDS encoding carbohydrate ABC transporter permease yields the protein MVRRRQTVARKKFEFSKLFINLLFTVLSLVVILPFLLVVAVSLTDEKSLTANGYQFIPETFSLDAYRYLLDAPDILFRAYGVTITITVVGALLGLLLTAMTAYVISRQDYRYNRVTTFYVFFTMLFSGGLVPSYILITQYLHLKDSLWALILPILLSPFNIMVMKGFMSKIPLEIIESAKIDGAREFRIFFRIILPLSTPALATLGLLISFTYWNEWFNAMLYIDDPNKVPLQLLLVRTLNSIEFLTTNSEFTGQLGIDLSSFPNSSARMAIAVLAGGPMLVIFPFFQRFFVKGLTVGSLKG from the coding sequence ATGGTAAGGAGGCGCCAGACAGTGGCCCGAAAAAAATTCGAATTCTCCAAGCTGTTCATTAATCTGCTGTTTACGGTGCTTTCACTTGTAGTCATTCTGCCGTTCCTGCTGGTCGTTGCCGTGTCGCTGACGGACGAAAAGTCGCTGACCGCTAACGGATACCAGTTCATCCCGGAAACATTCAGTCTGGACGCCTACCGCTATCTGCTGGACGCCCCGGATATCCTGTTCCGTGCCTACGGGGTGACCATCACCATAACCGTAGTCGGAGCGCTGTTAGGCCTGCTGCTGACTGCGATGACCGCTTATGTCATTTCCCGGCAGGATTACCGGTATAACCGGGTGACTACCTTTTACGTGTTCTTTACGATGCTGTTCAGCGGCGGGCTCGTTCCCTCCTACATCCTCATCACGCAATACCTGCATCTGAAGGACAGTCTGTGGGCGCTGATTCTGCCGATCCTGCTCTCGCCGTTCAACATCATGGTCATGAAAGGGTTCATGTCCAAGATTCCGCTGGAGATCATTGAATCGGCCAAAATCGACGGGGCGCGGGAGTTCCGCATCTTTTTCCGGATCATTCTGCCACTCTCTACTCCGGCGCTGGCCACGCTGGGCCTGCTGATCTCCTTCACCTACTGGAATGAATGGTTTAACGCGATGCTCTACATCGATGATCCGAATAAGGTGCCGCTGCAGCTGCTGCTGGTACGGACGCTCAACAGTATCGAGTTTCTCACAACCAATTCGGAGTTTACCGGACAGCTCGGCATCGATTTGTCCAGCTTCCCGAACAGCTCGGCGCGGATGGCGATTGCGGTGCTGGCCGGCGGTCCGATGCTGGTGATCTTCCCGTTTTTTCAGCGGTTTTTTGTCAAAGGGCTTACGGTTGGCTCCCTAAAGGGTTAA
- a CDS encoding ABC transporter permease subunit, protein MQKNISLTGQGAHAGAPPGKRRKSWAGRELHHFKNNRELFLLSLPGLLYKLIFAYIPMIGLIIAFKNYRYDLGIFGSKWVGLDNFRYLFTTDTAWRITRNTVLYNTAYILVGTSAALLLAILMNEIKAKVSKFYQTALFLPHFLSWVLVGYVAYAFLNHSDGFINRTLESFGLDPVSWYQDAAPWPFILILVQLWKVVGFNTLIYFAGIIGINSEYYEAARIDGATKRQMAFKITIPLMAPIIIIMLILSIGNMFRGDFGLHYFIPNNSGFLYGSTDIIDTYVYRALREVGNVSMSAATGFYQSVVGLVLVLTANGIVRKVDPDNSLW, encoded by the coding sequence ATGCAGAAGAACATTTCACTCACTGGGCAGGGGGCACATGCAGGTGCGCCGCCGGGAAAACGCAGGAAGTCATGGGCCGGAAGAGAGCTGCATCATTTTAAGAACAACCGCGAGCTGTTTCTGCTCTCCCTGCCGGGACTTTTGTACAAATTGATTTTTGCCTATATCCCCATGATCGGCCTGATTATCGCCTTCAAAAACTACCGCTATGATCTGGGCATCTTCGGCAGCAAGTGGGTAGGGCTGGATAATTTCCGTTATTTGTTTACCACCGATACAGCATGGCGGATTACCCGCAACACCGTTCTTTATAATACCGCTTATATTCTGGTGGGGACCTCGGCGGCGCTGCTGCTGGCGATCCTGATGAACGAAATCAAGGCCAAGGTGAGCAAGTTCTACCAGACGGCGCTGTTTTTGCCCCATTTTCTGTCGTGGGTGCTGGTCGGGTATGTCGCTTACGCCTTTCTGAACCATTCCGACGGCTTCATCAACCGCACGCTGGAATCGTTCGGGCTTGATCCGGTCAGCTGGTATCAGGATGCCGCGCCATGGCCGTTTATCCTCATTCTGGTGCAATTATGGAAGGTAGTGGGCTTTAACACGCTGATTTATTTTGCCGGCATTATCGGCATTAACAGTGAATATTACGAGGCGGCGCGGATTGACGGGGCAACCAAACGGCAGATGGCGTTCAAAATCACCATCCCGCTCATGGCTCCAATCATCATCATCATGCTGATCCTGTCCATCGGCAACATGTTCCGCGGCGACTTTGGCCTGCACTATTTTATCCCGAACAATTCAGGCTTTCTCTATGGATCTACAGATATTATTGATACTTATGTGTACCGTGCGCTGCGTGAAGTCGGCAATGTGAGCATGTCTGCGGCTACAGGCTTTTACCAGTCGGTTGTCGGGCTGGTGCTGGTGCTGACGGCCAACGGCATTGTGCGCAAGGTCGATCCCGATAACTCTCTATGGTAA
- a CDS encoding helix-turn-helix domain-containing protein, whose product MNVLQTIRSRKYLQRILLSFMLVVATLAVASLFLNASARSRVLSLQNEADRKLLTQINYNVENMNGIVRDLAVSLYNDEELLALKSGADYKQSILKIERLNHTVASSPYLHAAVFYNGAQQRFFSSLNHDINNSTLYGALESYMASRSDLPKLQLIPLDLDGKNEGIDVFAFFLYDGEALGSINDNVLILTVKPDWMLDNVKALNLVAERQNDVLFITDSGGEVLISTDGLLPAGLNIKQDLLPRLTPSDKPVDSFIYNHEDRKYKVTYLSKALNNWQIVSLQDYDVVLGSVRQMKWTEVAVTLSVVLLAVMLSVFFSLRLYKPVGQLLTLVPQNERGAPQGQDELSLIAANVTEMIGKLKGLEQERASQSNIAKVYQLRSLVGASGSVDERAFLQIREQYGIDIAYPAPLRLALVQIDDLQGLAAGQGAAMESLLYFAIANIGQELLSQDGSCEAVDMKSGHLVFIAGSGAAVADGTSGAGTLEQLSGKFRELQQTVQAYYRITFTVTLSEVFTDYRSLTRHYNLAVRHSNYRMIYGKGAVLEPEQLRENEQNETLRIPQELERQLTEGLKGGDLQETERLIRRWRELLGSFSYENMFSAVLHLAVTLSNTLGEMNSHNVNPVSVNLQAINRRILEKETLDEVEAVLLEVVREVAEQRRSGREDKSRLLAETVKEIIDRHYADPDLNVQRIADMLKMSSVYLGQVFKAQEGITVVDQINAARLAYARDYLEQKDLTVTEIMEKVGFGNESYFYRLFKRRYGTTPKEYRLKSAIDRSK is encoded by the coding sequence ATGAATGTACTCCAGACGATCCGCTCACGCAAGTATCTGCAGCGGATTTTGCTCAGCTTTATGCTGGTGGTTGCCACACTTGCTGTTGCCTCGCTTTTCTTGAATGCCAGTGCCCGCAGCCGGGTGCTCAGCCTGCAGAATGAAGCTGACCGGAAGCTGCTGACCCAGATCAACTATAACGTTGAGAATATGAACGGCATCGTGAGGGATCTGGCCGTATCGCTGTACAACGACGAAGAGCTGCTCGCGCTGAAGTCAGGTGCAGATTACAAGCAGAGTATTCTAAAAATTGAACGTCTGAATCATACCGTCGCCTCATCGCCGTATCTGCATGCCGCAGTCTTTTATAACGGTGCCCAGCAGCGGTTCTTCTCGTCCCTTAACCATGACATCAATAACAGTACCCTGTATGGAGCTTTGGAGAGCTATATGGCTTCAAGGTCCGATCTGCCCAAGCTGCAGCTGATTCCCCTGGATCTGGACGGTAAAAACGAGGGGATCGACGTGTTTGCCTTTTTTCTTTATGACGGGGAGGCACTGGGCTCCATTAACGACAATGTGCTGATTCTGACGGTGAAGCCGGACTGGATGCTGGATAACGTGAAAGCGCTTAATCTGGTGGCCGAGCGGCAAAATGATGTGCTGTTCATTACCGACAGCGGGGGTGAGGTGCTGATTTCGACCGACGGGCTGCTGCCAGCAGGGCTTAACATTAAGCAGGACCTGCTGCCGCGGCTCACACCGTCGGATAAACCGGTGGATTCTTTTATCTACAATCATGAAGACCGGAAATACAAGGTCACTTATTTAAGCAAAGCGCTGAATAACTGGCAGATTGTCAGCCTGCAGGATTATGATGTGGTGCTGGGCAGCGTGCGGCAGATGAAGTGGACAGAGGTGGCGGTCACATTGTCCGTCGTTCTGCTTGCGGTCATGCTGTCCGTGTTCTTTTCGCTGCGGCTGTATAAGCCGGTGGGCCAGTTGCTGACGCTGGTGCCGCAGAATGAACGCGGCGCCCCGCAGGGCCAGGATGAGCTGTCGCTGATTGCGGCTAATGTAACGGAGATGATCGGAAAGCTGAAGGGGCTGGAGCAGGAACGGGCCTCACAGTCGAATATCGCCAAGGTGTATCAGCTGCGCAGCCTGGTCGGGGCAAGCGGGAGTGTAGACGAACGCGCTTTCCTGCAGATCAGGGAGCAGTATGGCATAGATATTGCTTATCCGGCCCCGCTGCGGCTGGCCCTGGTGCAGATTGACGATCTTCAGGGGCTTGCCGCCGGCCAGGGCGCTGCGATGGAGTCCCTGCTGTATTTTGCCATTGCCAATATCGGCCAGGAGCTGCTCAGCCAGGACGGCTCATGCGAAGCGGTAGACATGAAAAGCGGGCATCTCGTCTTTATCGCCGGAAGCGGAGCAGCTGTGGCAGACGGAACTTCCGGAGCCGGGACGCTGGAGCAGCTGAGCGGGAAATTCAGAGAGCTTCAGCAAACCGTCCAGGCCTACTACCGCATAACCTTTACGGTTACGCTCAGCGAGGTGTTCACAGATTACCGCAGCCTCACCCGGCATTATAATCTGGCAGTCCGCCACTCCAATTACCGGATGATTTACGGCAAAGGGGCGGTACTTGAGCCGGAGCAGCTGCGAGAGAATGAACAGAATGAGACGCTGCGCATCCCGCAGGAGCTGGAGCGCCAGCTGACAGAGGGGCTGAAGGGCGGCGATCTGCAGGAGACGGAGCGCTTGATCCGCAGATGGCGGGAGCTGCTCGGCAGCTTCAGCTACGAGAATATGTTCTCGGCAGTCCTGCATCTTGCGGTTACGCTGAGCAACACGCTGGGTGAGATGAACAGCCATAATGTCAATCCGGTATCCGTCAACCTGCAGGCGATTAACCGGCGTATTCTGGAGAAAGAGACGCTTGATGAAGTAGAAGCCGTGCTGCTGGAGGTCGTGCGCGAGGTGGCAGAGCAGCGGCGGAGCGGGCGCGAGGACAAGAGCCGCCTGCTAGCCGAGACCGTGAAGGAGATTATCGACCGGCATTATGCCGACCCTGACCTCAATGTGCAGCGGATCGCCGACATGCTGAAGATGAGCTCCGTTTATCTGGGCCAGGTGTTCAAGGCGCAGGAGGGCATAACGGTGGTTGACCAGATCAATGCGGCGCGCCTGGCCTATGCCAGGGACTACCTGGAGCAGAAGGATTTGACCGTGACAGAGATTATGGAGAAGGTCGGCTTTGGCAACGAAAGCTATTTTTACCGGCTGTTCAAACGCCGCTACGGGACCACCCCGAAGGAATACCGCCTGAAATCAGCGATTGACCGCAGCAAATAA
- a CDS encoding GDSL-type esterase/lipase family protein, whose translation MLPLFTTKKTENHNSEQPHILFLGDSITADGQYIRLAGEWLKQHRPNSGVRLTARGVPSETASGLSEAAHPFPRPCIHERLTRELAEASPDVVVACYGMNDGIYHPYSAERFTAYQDGMRRLSTQIHEAGASVVLLTPPPFDALSMNGPLLPAEADDFSYLAPYRDYDRVLEHYADWLLSGGCPADQVIDLRTPLLQHIRQERLLNAAYRYGDGIHPDASGHGVIANTLLQELFGTEP comes from the coding sequence ATGCTGCCTTTATTCACGACTAAGAAAACGGAGAACCACAATTCCGAACAGCCGCACATCCTGTTTCTTGGAGACAGCATTACGGCTGACGGTCAATATATCCGGCTGGCCGGAGAATGGCTGAAGCAGCACCGGCCGAACTCAGGAGTCCGGCTGACGGCACGGGGAGTGCCTAGTGAGACGGCCTCGGGGCTCAGCGAGGCGGCCCATCCGTTTCCGCGTCCGTGTATCCATGAACGGCTCACAAGGGAGCTTGCCGAAGCCTCCCCGGATGTAGTCGTGGCCTGCTACGGAATGAATGACGGAATCTATCATCCTTACTCCGCCGAAAGATTCACCGCCTATCAGGACGGAATGAGGCGGCTGAGCACACAAATCCATGAAGCCGGAGCCAGCGTGGTCCTGCTGACCCCGCCGCCGTTCGATGCCCTCTCCATGAACGGTCCGCTGCTGCCGGCGGAGGCGGACGATTTCAGTTATCTTGCGCCCTACCGGGATTACGACCGGGTGCTGGAGCATTACGCGGACTGGCTGTTATCCGGGGGCTGTCCGGCTGATCAGGTCATCGACCTGCGCACGCCGCTGCTGCAGCACATCAGGCAGGAACGGTTGCTTAACGCCGCTTACCGTTACGGTGACGGGATTCATCCGGATGCCTCAGGCCACGGGGTTATAGCGAATACGCTTTTACAGGAGCTCTTTGGTACAGAGCCGTGA
- a CDS encoding AraC family transcriptional regulator, translated as MTTKLLARDIGLEPGFTFRIQKCPLTHDYYVHSHDFSELVVILSGSAVHIIEGREYPVTAGQVFLIHSGVSHGYKNVEDIQYVNVMFQPEELLQQSELRLLPGFQALFYIEPFYRQEMYFRGMLSLDAGQLLEAIRLLDLILIEHERREDGYRLMVRTYFTALVGMLSRYYQNSSGREDNKALRIGEAVTYIEEHFLQPVTLQSMADMAYMSTRQFLRVFTRNYKTTPMDYVIRKRLDYSCTLLRNPDLPVSRVAMDSGFHDQNYYARQFRKLYNCTPTEYRERISGSGEHG; from the coding sequence ATGACAACCAAATTATTAGCGCGGGACATCGGACTTGAGCCCGGATTTACCTTCCGGATCCAGAAATGTCCGCTGACCCATGATTACTATGTACACAGCCATGATTTCTCTGAGCTGGTCGTCATTCTGTCGGGAAGCGCCGTGCATATCATCGAGGGGAGAGAGTATCCGGTTACGGCCGGCCAGGTGTTTCTGATTCACAGCGGTGTTTCCCATGGCTACAAGAATGTCGAGGATATTCAGTATGTGAACGTGATGTTTCAGCCCGAGGAGCTGCTGCAGCAGTCTGAACTCAGGCTGCTGCCCGGATTTCAGGCCTTATTCTACATCGAGCCCTTTTACCGCCAGGAAATGTATTTCAGGGGCATGCTCTCGCTGGATGCCGGGCAGCTGCTCGAGGCTATACGGCTGCTCGATCTGATTCTGATTGAGCATGAGCGCCGGGAGGACGGCTACCGGCTGATGGTCCGCACCTATTTTACCGCACTGGTAGGCATGCTCTCCCGTTATTATCAGAACAGCAGCGGCCGCGAGGACAACAAGGCGCTACGGATCGGTGAGGCGGTTACCTACATTGAGGAGCATTTCCTTCAGCCGGTTACCCTGCAATCCATGGCAGATATGGCTTATATGTCAACCCGCCAGTTTCTGAGGGTCTTTACCCGGAACTACAAAACCACGCCCATGGACTATGTCATCCGCAAGCGGCTGGACTATTCCTGCACACTGCTGCGGAATCCGGACCTTCCGGTATCCCGTGTGGCCATGGACAGCGGCTTTCATGACCAGAACTATTACGCCCGCCAGTTCCGCAAATTATATAACTGTACACCAACCGAATACCGTGAACGGATTAGCGGCTCCGGGGAGCACGGATAA
- a CDS encoding AraC family transcriptional regulator, translating to MLCLEFTIPPLPKFVTVGLAVWSPGDRHFARTFGVYDLLLVKRGTLYMAEHGKEYAIGPGRLLVLEAGLPHEGYRVCEEDTEIYWVHFIHEGEPAYIRQEDIPWSALLAKGTVEDEEPSAQQRLYMPKFAAVDVESLEPILDEMNEIHSRLNAENALRLHVLLAELMAALQAECARTALPEPAVRLARAAAAYLDRHWKEPFQVTGLQEELHFQADYITRCMKQHIGTTPLQYVLQRRLEEAKKLLGGTVLSVSDIAERIGIRDANYLTRLFSARFGMTPVAYRRRLHQRDEAAAAAGESRE from the coding sequence GTGCTCTGTCTGGAATTCACGATCCCGCCGCTGCCGAAATTCGTCACGGTGGGGCTGGCCGTCTGGTCGCCGGGTGACCGGCATTTTGCCCGTACCTTCGGGGTATATGATCTGCTGCTGGTCAAGCGGGGAACGCTGTATATGGCTGAACATGGGAAGGAATATGCGATCGGTCCGGGCAGGCTGCTGGTGCTTGAGGCAGGGCTGCCGCACGAGGGCTACCGGGTCTGTGAAGAGGATACGGAGATTTACTGGGTGCACTTCATTCATGAAGGGGAGCCGGCCTATATCCGGCAGGAGGATATCCCCTGGTCTGCGCTTCTGGCCAAAGGAACGGTCGAGGATGAGGAGCCCTCTGCGCAGCAGCGGCTGTATATGCCGAAATTTGCTGCAGTAGACGTAGAATCGCTGGAGCCGATTCTGGATGAGATGAACGAGATTCACAGCCGGCTGAACGCCGAAAATGCCCTTCGGCTCCACGTTCTCCTGGCTGAGCTAATGGCTGCGCTGCAGGCGGAATGCGCCCGCACAGCGCTGCCGGAGCCGGCGGTCCGGCTGGCCCGGGCGGCAGCAGCTTATCTCGACCGGCATTGGAAGGAGCCGTTTCAGGTGACGGGTCTGCAGGAGGAGCTGCATTTTCAGGCGGATTATATTACGCGGTGTATGAAGCAGCATATCGGCACAACGCCGCTGCAGTACGTGCTGCAGCGGCGGCTCGAAGAAGCCAAGAAGCTGCTTGGCGGCACGGTGCTCAGCGTCTCCGATATTGCCGAACGGATCGGCATCCGCGATGCCAATTATCTGACCCGGCTGTTCAGTGCAAGATTCGGCATGACCCCGGTAGCTTACCGGCGGCGGCTGCACCAGCGGGATGAAGCAGCTGCAGCCGCAGGAGAGAGCAGGGAGTGA
- a CDS encoding alpha-amylase family protein: MRFRQVHLDFHTSEAIPGIGKDFSRAQFQSMLRAGHVDSITVFSKCHHGWAYHPSEANEIHPQLDFDLLGEMIEAAHEIGVRTPVYLSAGLDEKLARRHPEWLIRDAEDRTRWVKDFMTPGYHEFCLGTPYLDILLAQLHEVVSRYDADGIFLDIVGARKCRCQYCVAALLAEGKDPRDEDAVVRLGEQTYLNYARRVRETIDAVKPGLPVYHNNGHQQRGRRDLVHVNTHLELESLPTGGWGYDHFPLSARYAQPLGLEFLGMTGKFHTSWGEFGGYKHPNALRYEAALSLAHGAKCSIGDQLHPSGLMDEATYALIGAGYAEVEAKEPWCSGVTSVADIAVLSLEAAREACPGGQALKGARNLADAGAVRILTEGHYLYDIVDTDSDWSAYKVLVLPDEVPVWPELASAIAAFTAAGGKVLATGRSGLNPAGDAFALELGVSWLGTNTYRPSYFHPHFTPGALQQASFVMYGEGQLVELSGGNALGHLENPYFNRDVFTFCSHQHTPGAREDNGPAMVESGSGIYIAWDVFSEYADGGHLILKEMVLHALSRLLPQPVLSTSLPARGITTLQYQQAERRYVNHLLYAAPALKGRIEVIEDIVPLRDVSVSLRLPSAAAVKRVYLAPAMSELPFTADQDGGITYTVPHLENHQMAVIELA; encoded by the coding sequence ATGCGTTTCCGTCAGGTTCATCTCGACTTTCATACCTCTGAGGCCATTCCAGGTATAGGAAAAGATTTCTCCAGAGCCCAGTTCCAGTCCATGCTGCGCGCCGGCCATGTCGATTCCATTACTGTGTTCTCCAAATGCCATCACGGCTGGGCCTACCATCCCAGTGAAGCCAATGAGATCCATCCGCAGCTTGACTTCGATCTGCTTGGGGAAATGATTGAGGCTGCCCACGAAATCGGCGTCCGCACACCGGTCTATTTATCTGCCGGCCTTGACGAAAAGCTGGCCCGCCGCCATCCCGAGTGGCTGATCCGCGACGCGGAGGACCGCACGCGCTGGGTGAAGGATTTCATGACGCCGGGCTACCACGAATTCTGCCTGGGCACGCCATATCTGGATATTCTGCTGGCCCAGCTTCATGAGGTGGTCAGCCGTTATGATGCAGACGGCATCTTCCTCGACATCGTCGGTGCCCGCAAATGCCGCTGCCAGTACTGCGTAGCTGCCCTGCTTGCAGAGGGCAAGGACCCGCGTGACGAAGACGCCGTCGTCCGTCTGGGCGAGCAGACTTACCTCAACTATGCGCGCCGCGTCCGTGAGACCATCGATGCCGTGAAGCCCGGCCTGCCGGTCTATCACAACAACGGCCATCAGCAGCGGGGCCGGCGTGACCTCGTCCATGTCAACACCCACCTTGAGCTGGAATCGCTCCCGACCGGGGGCTGGGGCTACGACCATTTCCCGCTGTCCGCCCGTTATGCCCAGCCGCTCGGGCTGGAATTTCTCGGCATGACCGGCAAATTCCATACCTCCTGGGGGGAATTCGGCGGCTACAAGCATCCGAACGCGCTGCGCTATGAAGCCGCGCTCAGCCTCGCCCACGGTGCCAAATGCTCCATCGGCGACCAGCTTCACCCGTCCGGCCTGATGGATGAAGCCACTTATGCCCTGATCGGCGCCGGTTACGCCGAGGTCGAGGCGAAGGAGCCATGGTGCAGCGGCGTTACCTCCGTCGCCGACATCGCCGTCCTGTCCCTGGAGGCGGCGCGCGAAGCCTGCCCCGGGGGGCAGGCGCTGAAGGGAGCGCGCAATCTGGCCGATGCCGGAGCCGTGCGTATCCTGACCGAAGGCCACTATCTGTATGACATTGTTGATACAGATAGTGACTGGTCAGCCTACAAGGTGCTGGTGCTGCCGGATGAGGTGCCGGTGTGGCCGGAGCTGGCGTCAGCCATTGCCGCCTTTACCGCCGCAGGCGGCAAGGTGCTTGCCACCGGCAGGTCCGGCCTGAACCCGGCCGGGGATGCTTTTGCGCTGGAGCTGGGAGTGAGCTGGCTGGGAACGAACACGTACCGCCCGTCCTATTTCCATCCGCACTTCACTCCCGGTGCGCTGCAGCAAGCTTCCTTTGTCATGTACGGCGAGGGTCAGCTGGTGGAGCTGAGCGGCGGGAACGCCCTGGGCCATCTGGAGAACCCGTATTTTAACCGCGATGTTTTCACCTTTTGCTCGCATCAGCACACACCGGGAGCCCGGGAGGACAACGGGCCGGCCATGGTCGAAAGCGGCAGCGGGATCTACATCGCCTGGGACGTATTCAGCGAATATGCCGACGGCGGCCATCTCATTCTGAAGGAGATGGTGCTTCATGCGCTGTCCCGGCTGCTCCCGCAGCCTGTCCTCAGCACCAGCCTCCCGGCGCGGGGCATCACCACCCTGCAGTATCAGCAGGCTGAGCGCCGCTACGTGAACCATCTTCTCTATGCGGCTCCGGCACTGAAGGGCCGCATCGAGGTAATCGAGGACATCGTGCCGCTGCGTGATGTCTCCGTCAGCCTGCGGCTCCCGTCTGCTGCAGCCGTCAAGCGGGTCTACCTGGCTCCGGCGATGAGTGAGCTGCCGTTCACGGCAGACCAGGACGGCGGAATTACGTACACTGTCCCGCATCTTGAGAATCACCAGATGGCTGTGATTGAGCTGGCTTAG